The genomic stretch ATCACCGCCGCCGAATCGTAATAATAGACGGGACTCTGCCCGGCCCGGGCGAAGAACTCTGGAATAAATGTGGCCGCCAGGCTGTAGCCGAAGGCGGCGGTGGTGCCCACCGCCACCAAGGTGTTCATGTCGGCATTGCGCCGTTTTATCGCGGCCCACAATCCCTGATAGAACGGCCAGCCGGAGAATATCTGGACCGGGGCCGCCAGAGCCAGCATTATATAAGGATCATGCAGCCAGGCCGGAAGGAAAGGAAAGAACATATGCATCCCGCCCAAAAAGACAGGAACGGCGAATATCAGGGCGAACAAAAATCTTTTTTTAAGCGACCGGTAATATTCCTCCCGCCGGGTATCCAATGATGAAACGGCGGCCAGCGCCGGGGCTTCTGATGAAGGCGGCATTTCCGGAACCTGATAGCCCGAATCGTTGATGGCTTTGACTATCCCGGCGATATCGATCTGCCCCTCATCGTATTCTATAAAAGCCTTCTCGGCGGCCAGATTTACGTTGACCGAAACTATCCCGTTGAGCTTTTTCAGGTACTGCTCGACGTTATTGACGCAGGAGGCGCAATGCATCCCGCTGACGGGGATCTCGGTTTTCCTCATATTTCTAAAAATCGATTTGCTTGATATTCAGATCGGCCAGATGGCCGGTGTCGTTCAGGCAGGTCAACACGAACCTTGCCCCGGCCCATTCCACGGTGGTCAGCCCGCAGGACGAAAGCTTGATATTCCAGAAACCCTCCGGCTCCATGTTCAGCATCTTCATCAGGATCAGCTTTAGGATCACCCGGTGGGTGACCACCGCCACGGTGGATTCCGGAAGATTGTCCTCGACCAGGCCTTTGATGGCCTTCAGGGACTGGGCCTGGACATCCTTGATGTTGCTGGCCCCCGGTATCCTGGCCTTCCAGGGGTTCTCCCGCCAGGTCTGGTATTGCTTGGGATACTTTTGCTTTACCTCCTGATGGGCCATCCCCTCCCACTCCCCGAAGCACATGTCCACCAGCCCCGGGCCAACCATCACCGGCAGGCCCTGCAGACGGGCGATGGCCTCGGCGGTGGCCATGGCCCTTTTCAGCGAGCTGGAATAGATGGCGTCTATCCTGCGGGATTTGAGCCTGGCCCCCAGGGCCTCGGCCTGCCGCTGGCCGGCCTCATCCAGTTCGATATCCTTGGATCCCCTGAATATCTGCTCCCTGTTCCATTGGGTTTGACCGTGCCTGACCAATATCAGTTCCACCGCTATCTCCTTCGAAAGATGATACACCTTCCATTATACGGATTATATTCATAAAAGCAATACTAATGATGGAATATTTTAAAAGCCAGCAGGGTCATTGCTGGCTGTGGTATCTGTTAAGAAATTCCTGACTCCATTCATCAAATTTATCATCCGTTATGGCCTGCCTTATATTTTCCATCATTGCCAGATAGAACCGCAGGTTGTGCACCGTGGCCAAGTGGGCGGCCAATATCTCCCCGGACATGAACAGGTGCCTTAAATAGGCCCGGCTGAAGTTGCGGCACAGGTAGCAGTCGCAGCTTTCATCCACCGGGGCCAGATCATCCTGATGCCTGGCGTTCTTCATGGCCAGCTTGCCCGAGGCGGTGAACAGGGTCCCGTTGCGGGCGTTACGGGTGGGCATCACGCAGTCGAACATGTCCACCCCCAGAGAGATGCCCCGGATGATGTCTTCGGGGAATCCCACTCCCATCATGTATCTTGGTTTATCGATGGGAAGGATCTGGTTGGCGGCCCCGATGGCCTCCCAGGTGGCCTCCTTGGGCTCCCCGATGGCCAGCCCGCCGATGGCATATCCCTCAAAGCCGATCTCCACCATCTCCCGGGCGCTGCGCTGGCGCAGTTCCGGATGGGTTCCACCCTGGACGATCCCGAAAAGCGCCTGGCTGTCGGTATCGCCGTTTTTCAATTCCAGAAATTTCTGCCGGCATCTTTTGGCCCAGCGGGTGGTCCGGGCGGAGGAATCCTCGGTATATTCATAGGTGGAAGGATAAGGAATGCACTCGTCGAAATTCATGATGATATCGGCCCCCAGGTCAACCTCCAACTGCATCACATTCTCCGGGGTGAAAGTATGATATGAGCCGTCCAGGTGGGATTGGAATTCCACCCCTTCTTCCTTGATCTTCCTGAGCTCGGCCAAGCTGAAGACCTGGAATCCTCCGGAATCGGTGAGGATCGGCCGGTCCCAACTCATGAAGTTATGCAGCCCCCCGGCCTTTTTGACCATCTCCTGTCCGGGCCGCAGATAGAGATGATAGGCATTGCCCAGTATGATCCTAGCACCGACATTTTTAAGATCCTGCGGGGTCATGGCCTTGACCGTACCCTGAGTGCCCACCGGCATGAAGATGGGCGTCGGAATATCCCCATGCGCGGTAGTAATCGCTCCCTGCCTGGCCTGGCCGGAAGTATGTTCTAATTTGAAATTCATATTTTTACGTTGAGCTTCAGTTTAGGAAGTTAAATGCTTTAGTAATTTTAAATTATCTTGTTGACTGCTTTATTCTGAGCAGCGCTACCGTCATTCTGAGCTAAGCCATTTATCTTACAAGCCGAAGAATCTCAGATCCTTCGATAGGTTAATGGAACGTCATCCTCAGGATGACGATAAACCTTCGCGTTCCTTCGACTCGACTCAGGGCGGCTCTGCTGCTAATTAGATTATCATCATGGCATCGCCGTAGCTGTAGAAACGATATCTTTCTTTTATCGCTTTCTGATAAGCCTTCATCACATTCTCCCGCCCGGCCAAAGCCGAGATCAGCATGATCAGGGTAGATTTTGGCAGGTGAAAATTAGTGACCAACGCGTCCACCATCTTGAACTCATAAGGCGGGTAGATGAATATCTCGGTCCAGTCTGACAGTTTGCCGCTCTGCCCGAAGCTCTCCAAAGCCCGGCTGGTGGTGGTCCCTACGGCTATAATTCTTCGATTTCTTGTTTTACCATTTTTTAATTTATCTGCCACTTCCTGGCTTATATTGTAAAACTCGGCATCCATTTTATGTTCCCGGATATCCGCCGCTTCCACCCCTTTGAATGTCCCCCAGCCCACGTGCAGCAGTATCTCCAGCACCTCTACCCCCTTGTTCCTGATCTTTTCCATCAGCTCCGGTGTAAAATGCAGACCGGCGGTAGGCGCAGCCACCGCTCCGGATTCCTTGGCATAGATGGTTTGATAACGGTCCCTGTCCGCCTCATGAGGATTTCTGTCAATATAGGGCGGCAGGGGCACCTGCCCCACTTTTTCCAGGGTTTGATAAAATTCGCCCTGATGGCTGAATTTTACCAACCGCTGCCCACCTGGACGGTATTCCATTATCTCGGCCTCCATCAGGCCATCGTTGAATTCCACTTTGGCGCCCGGCATCAGCCTGCGGCCCGGCCGCACTAAGCAGTTCCATAGATCCTCCGCCTCCTGCCGCAATAAAAGGATCTCCACTTCCCCGCCGGTCCCTTTTTTATGGCCGATCAGCCGGGCCGGGATAACCTTGGTGTTATTGACCACTAGTATGTCGGAGGGATCCAGATAATCAACGATATCAATGAACCTGCGATGCTCTATCCTGCCGTCATCGCGATGCAGCACCATCAGCCGGGAGGCATCCCTTTTTTCAGTGGGATTTTTGGCTATCAGTTCCTCGGGCAGTTTATAATCGAATTCGGAAAGCTTCATAATTGCAGATTCTGTATCTATTTGATTTTAGATCATATTCATGATTTATTATAGCATAGGATAATGGTTTGTTCAATTTATAAAAAGACGCCCCAGAGGGCGTCTTTGGAAAAACTCAATTTATACGAATTCCGTATTGATCCGTGTCCTATTTCCCCCCTCCGCACACCGGACAGTTCTGCAGGCTCAATGGTATCTCCAGCCCGGCCTCCTCCATCAATTTCCGATCAGTCAATATATCTTTTGTCGGGCCGTCCGATATTATCCGCCCCTCTTTGATTATTATGGTCCTTTTGCACAGTTCCAGCACCATGTCCAGATCGTGCGAGGTGATTATCTTGGTATGCTCGAAACTACTGAGGATATTCATCAGCCGACGGCGAGATTTGGGGTCCAGCGACGAGGTCGGTTCGTCCAGTATCAGGATGTCCGGGGTCATGGACAGCACCGTGGCGATGGCAGCGGCCCGCTTTTCCCCGGCCGAAAGATGGAACGGGGCCCGGTCTTTAAGGTGCAATATTCCGACCTGTTCCAGGGCCGAGACCACCCTCTGCTCCACCTGAGGTTCGTCGATCTTAAGGTTGCGCGGGCCGAAAGCCACGTCGTCGTGGACCGTGGTCATGAAAAGCTGGTCGTCGGGATTCTGGAAGACCATTCCCAGCCTCTGTCGGATCATGTTCAGAGTGTCTTTGGTAAGCCTGACTTCGCCGATGACCACCTCGCCCTTTGCCGGCCTAAGGATGCCCGTCAAAAGCATCAGCAGGGTGGATTTTCCCGCCCCATTGGCGCCGATGACGCCCACCGACTCGCCGTGGTGAATGCGAAATGATATGCCGTTGACAGCCTGATGGCCGTCGGGATAGGAATAAAAAAGATCTCTGGCTTCGGTGATATGATGGCTCATTTTACGGCTCCAGCAAGCAAGTTACCCAGCCATAAGGGGAGGTTAACCGCTCGTGAGGCGGCAAAAAATGTTCCCCAGCCCATGACATACAAAAAGTCGCCCAAGCCCGGACGGGGCGCTTTCCCGACGTGGTATTCACCGGCAAAGCCCCGCAGGCACATGGCATCATAAACTCGCTGAGCCCGGTCTATGGTCCTCAGCAGGATCTGCCCCAACAGAGGTCCCCACACCTCTCGCTTAAGTCCTTTTTTATTAAAGGCCCGAAGGGCATAGGCCTGCGTGGTCCGGGCGGCCTCCTCCAATAGAACATAAATATACCGGTAGGTCAGCATCATCTGCAGCACGAATATTTTGGGAACCTTCAATTTCCTTAAGGATAGCGCCACTCCATCCATTCCGGTAGTGGCTATCAAAAGCAGGGCTGCGACTACAGCCAATGTTCCTTTTAAAAAGATGGACAGGAAGATCAGCCAACCGGACGATACGGTATGTCCCAGAACGGTTACCGTACCATGATCGAACAGGGGATTTAAAAGCCCGATGCCGATGATCATCGGTTCAACATACAAAAGCCGCTTCAAAAGCGGCCCGGCCGGTATCCGCCCTGCCGTAGCCACGAATACCGGAAAGAACACAAAAGGCAGCAGGGCTATGATGGCGTACTTATCATAGGAGACCAGCAACACCGTGTAAACCAGCGTAGCCAGCAATTTCGTCAAGGGATGCATCCGGTGGATAAATGAATCCCGGCGGGCCAGCTCCTCGAACTGTCTGATGTTATATATGGCGTTTACGATATTGGGCATATGTTCTCTTATTTTCTGCCCCTAAGGCACCATGCATGCCATGAGCAATGCCGAAGGGTCACAAAGTTTTCTTTGCGTATTCGCGATGAATATTTATTTAATTGATTTTTTTCTGACTTTATTGGTTACATTGATAATGAAGCCCATGAAAACCGCCAACAACAAAGTCATAGAACCTCCCACCAATCCGGAGAGGCTGGTGCCACCGCTAACAGCCGGCCACTTCCCTTCAGCATCTTCAGCCGGAGCCTGACTTTCGGATGTTTTGAAACCGTAATCAGGCAAAAAGGCGGTCTTGCTCTGGATGCCTGACATTTTTTGATGGATATTGCCTTCGGCTTCCAGTTCCTCTTTGCCAGAAGCTTTGAACATGGACCACTCCAAGCCGTCGGGATGAGACGAGGCAAACCAGGAAAGCACCGCCCCGGTCAATATTGCCACCGCGGCCAGCCTTATCATCACCTTTTTGAGTGATAGGCTGCCCAGGGGCTGATTCAGAGACACCTTTTCCAGTATCTCCGGCCGGGCCTTCCAGACGAAGGATATCACCGCCGCGGTCACCAATCCCTCAACGATCCCAATGGCCAGGTGAATCGGCTGCATCATAAGCACGAAGGCGCCAAAAGGCAGCTCTGTCTTGCCGGAAAGCACTGTCTCCAACACCACCCCGAAGGCTCCCAACTGCAGTCCGACAATGGCGGCAACCAAAGAAGCAATCATAATTCGCTTAGCGGAAAATTCTTGGCCGATTATTTTTTTATAGATCAGCGGGTAGGTCACAAAGCAGGTGAAAAAACCCAGATTGAAGATATTGGCACCCAGGGCCAGCAGCCCCCCATCGGCAAAGAACAGGGCCTGAATGATGAGGATGGAGGCCATGGCCAGGAACCCGGCATAAGGCCCCAGCAGGATGGCCAGCAGCAGCCCTCCGCCCAGATGGCCGCTGGAGCCGGTTCCGGGGATGGAGAAGTTTATCATCTGGGCGGCGAACACAAAGGCCCCCATTACGCCCATCAAGGGGATTTTTTTAGGATCGCTGTCCTCTTGTATTTTCTTAATGGAATAGGCGGCCACTCCTGCGGTAGCGGCCCACATTGCTCCTCCCACTGCCGGGGAGAGCAGGGCATCTGCCATATGCATGAATTTTATCCCTGTATTTGTTACACGGTTTTTGTTACGATGTAGATGTACTTGAGGGGCGCATTGCCCGTATTCAGCACATCATGTTCGGTGTGGGGTGGACAATACACCGCCTGCCTGGGGTTGATGACGATCCGGCCTTCTGCGCCCAGCATCTCCCCCTGGCCCTCCAGCACCACTACCATTTCTTCGTAATCCTCGGTATTGTGCGTTCCCACCGAAGCCCCCGGGGACAGAGTCACCAATCCGGAATGAAAACAATGATTTTGCGGCGGGCCGGTCAATAATCTTTTATACTGTTCTTCGCTATCGAGCGAAATAGAAAACGCCTTGGTTTCCGTCACTGGAGGGCCTCCTGTAGTACCGCCAGGTTCTTCTTCATGGCGGCGATATAGGCATCCGGCTCCATGGGACCGGTGACTGCAGGATCAAGGGTGTAAACTTTGGCCCCGGTCTCCTGCGCTATTACCCGGGCGGACCCGGCCGGATACTGGGGCTCGGCGAAGAGGGCTTTGACCTTATTTTTTCTTACCAACTCGATGGTCCTGGCCAGCTCCCCGGCGCTGGGCTCCGAACCCGGCTCCCTTTCTATCACCGCCAGGATATTCAAATTGAATTCCCGGGCGAAATAGGGAAAGGCTTCATGAAAAGTGATGATATTCCTGTTTTTAACATCTTTAAGCGCCTGCTGCATTTTTTCTTTCAGCGCTTCCAGCTTGACCAGATACCGCTGAACATTCTCCCGGTAATAGCCGATATATTCTGGATCGGCCTTTTCCAGCCCTGCCTCGATATTACGCACCTGTTGGATGGCCCCGGAAATGCTGACAAATATATGGGGATTGGCGGTACCCTTTTCTTCGATCAATTCAACATTCTCACTGGCATCTATTACCGACATCTTTGTGTTTTGCCGGATCACATCGTTCAGGAATGACTCCATCCCGGCCCCGTTGATCACCAGGATATCCGCCCGGCTCAGGGTCTTCATATCCTGCGGGGTCATCTGGTAATCATGCAGGCAGCCGGAGAATGGCGGGGCCATATTGACTAATTTGACCCCGGGAACATCCTTCACGATATTGGCCGTCATGATATACATGGGATAGAAGGAGGTGACCACGATCAGCCGGGCCGGGTACTCCT from Candidatus Edwardsbacteria bacterium encodes the following:
- a CDS encoding cation transporter; the encoded protein is MRKTEIPVSGMHCASCVNNVEQYLKKLNGIVSVNVNLAAEKAFIEYDEGQIDIAGIVKAINDSGYQVPEMPPSSEAPALAAVSSLDTRREEYYRSLKKRFLFALIFAVPVFLGGMHMFFPFLPAWLHDPYIMLALAAPVQIFSGWPFYQGLWAAIKRRNADMNTLVAVGTTAAFGYSLAATFIPEFFARAGQSPVYYYDSAAV
- a CDS encoding histidine phosphatase family protein; this encodes MELILVRHGQTQWNREQIFRGSKDIELDEAGQRQAEALGARLKSRRIDAIYSSSLKRAMATAEAIARLQGLPVMVGPGLVDMCFGEWEGMAHQEVKQKYPKQYQTWRENPWKARIPGASNIKDVQAQSLKAIKGLVEDNLPESTVAVVTHRVILKLILMKMLNMEPEGFWNIKLSSCGLTTVEWAGARFVLTCLNDTGHLADLNIKQIDF
- the tgt gene encoding tRNA guanosine(34) transglycosylase Tgt yields the protein MNFKLEHTSGQARQGAITTAHGDIPTPIFMPVGTQGTVKAMTPQDLKNVGARIILGNAYHLYLRPGQEMVKKAGGLHNFMSWDRPILTDSGGFQVFSLAELRKIKEEGVEFQSHLDGSYHTFTPENVMQLEVDLGADIIMNFDECIPYPSTYEYTEDSSARTTRWAKRCRQKFLELKNGDTDSQALFGIVQGGTHPELRQRSAREMVEIGFEGYAIGGLAIGEPKEATWEAIGAANQILPIDKPRYMMGVGFPEDIIRGISLGVDMFDCVMPTRNARNGTLFTASGKLAMKNARHQDDLAPVDESCDCYLCRNFSRAYLRHLFMSGEILAAHLATVHNLRFYLAMMENIRQAITDDKFDEWSQEFLNRYHSQQ
- the queA gene encoding tRNA preQ1(34) S-adenosylmethionine ribosyltransferase-isomerase QueA, translated to MKLSEFDYKLPEELIAKNPTEKRDASRLMVLHRDDGRIEHRRFIDIVDYLDPSDILVVNNTKVIPARLIGHKKGTGGEVEILLLRQEAEDLWNCLVRPGRRLMPGAKVEFNDGLMEAEIMEYRPGGQRLVKFSHQGEFYQTLEKVGQVPLPPYIDRNPHEADRDRYQTIYAKESGAVAAPTAGLHFTPELMEKIRNKGVEVLEILLHVGWGTFKGVEAADIREHKMDAEFYNISQEVADKLKNGKTRNRRIIAVGTTTSRALESFGQSGKLSDWTEIFIYPPYEFKMVDALVTNFHLPKSTLIMLISALAGRENVMKAYQKAIKERYRFYSYGDAMMII
- a CDS encoding energy-coupling factor ABC transporter ATP-binding protein; its protein translation is MSHHITEARDLFYSYPDGHQAVNGISFRIHHGESVGVIGANGAGKSTLLMLLTGILRPAKGEVVIGEVRLTKDTLNMIRQRLGMVFQNPDDQLFMTTVHDDVAFGPRNLKIDEPQVEQRVVSALEQVGILHLKDRAPFHLSAGEKRAAAIATVLSMTPDILILDEPTSSLDPKSRRRLMNILSSFEHTKIITSHDLDMVLELCKRTIIIKEGRIISDGPTKDILTDRKLMEEAGLEIPLSLQNCPVCGGGK
- the cbiQ gene encoding cobalt ECF transporter T component CbiQ encodes the protein MPNIVNAIYNIRQFEELARRDSFIHRMHPLTKLLATLVYTVLLVSYDKYAIIALLPFVFFPVFVATAGRIPAGPLLKRLLYVEPMIIGIGLLNPLFDHGTVTVLGHTVSSGWLIFLSIFLKGTLAVVAALLLIATTGMDGVALSLRKLKVPKIFVLQMMLTYRYIYVLLEEAARTTQAYALRAFNKKGLKREVWGPLLGQILLRTIDRAQRVYDAMCLRGFAGEYHVGKAPRPGLGDFLYVMGWGTFFAASRAVNLPLWLGNLLAGAVK
- a CDS encoding energy-coupling factor ABC transporter permease; its protein translation is MHMADALLSPAVGGAMWAATAGVAAYSIKKIQEDSDPKKIPLMGVMGAFVFAAQMINFSIPGTGSSGHLGGGLLLAILLGPYAGFLAMASILIIQALFFADGGLLALGANIFNLGFFTCFVTYPLIYKKIIGQEFSAKRIMIASLVAAIVGLQLGAFGVVLETVLSGKTELPFGAFVLMMQPIHLAIGIVEGLVTAAVISFVWKARPEILEKVSLNQPLGSLSLKKVMIRLAAVAILTGAVLSWFASSHPDGLEWSMFKASGKEELEAEGNIHQKMSGIQSKTAFLPDYGFKTSESQAPAEDAEGKWPAVSGGTSLSGLVGGSMTLLLAVFMGFIINVTNKVRKKSIK
- a CDS encoding cupin domain-containing protein, with amino-acid sequence MTETKAFSISLDSEEQYKRLLTGPPQNHCFHSGLVTLSPGASVGTHNTEDYEEMVVVLEGQGEMLGAEGRIVINPRQAVYCPPHTEHDVLNTGNAPLKYIYIVTKTV
- a CDS encoding metal ABC transporter substrate-binding protein — its product is MKIWTLSLLSACFLITGCAKKEYPARLIVVTSFYPMYIMTANIVKDVPGVKLVNMAPPFSGCLHDYQMTPQDMKTLSRADILVINGAGMESFLNDVIRQNTKMSVIDASENVELIEEKGTANPHIFVSISGAIQQVRNIEAGLEKADPEYIGYYRENVQRYLVKLEALKEKMQQALKDVKNRNIITFHEAFPYFAREFNLNILAVIEREPGSEPSAGELARTIELVRKNKVKALFAEPQYPAGSARVIAQETGAKVYTLDPAVTGPMEPDAYIAAMKKNLAVLQEALQ